In Candidatus Eremiobacterota bacterium, the sequence GTCGATCCGCTCGCTCTCGCTCTTCCAGACCTATCAGACGACGGCGACCTCGCAGCACGACGGCTTCGCCGCCCAGCGGCAGCTCGCGCTCGGCGCCAGCAAGCCGTTCTTCGGCGGCTCGCTCGCCTACCAGTTCTCGCGCAGCGACTCGGCCAGCGCCACCGCGAGCGACGGCGTCGCGACCGCGCAGTCCCTTTCGTTCCGGCGCTCGATCGGGAAGAAGCTGGACGCCCAGCTCACCCAGGCCTTCGAGACCTCGTCGAACAACGGCGTCCCGACCCGGCTGACCGAGACCGGGCTCTCGCTGGTGCGCCGGATCTCGAACGTCGTCGCGGTCCAAGTCTCGGCCGACCGCTTCCGCCAGATCGGGCCGGGCGGCGGGACCGGGACGACCTTCACCGCCTCGCTGGTCGGGCCGTTCGGCTTCGGCGAGCCGCTCGGCGGAACCGGTCGTGCCAACCCGAACCTGCCGGCGGTCATCCGCGGGATCGTCACCTTCTCGACCTCGCCGACCCCGTTCGCCTACAACCAGCCGGCGCTGCGCGGCTTCAACAACGCGCTGGTGATCCTCGACGGAAAGGTCAGCCAGCGGACCGACTCCAGCGGCCAGTTCGAGTTCCGGTTCGTCCCGCAGGGGACGCACACGATCCGGGTCGACTCGGCGACGATCACGCCGGGGCTGATCGTCGACCGCGAGTACCAGACCGTCAAGGTCCTGGGCGGCCAGACGACCTCGATCCAGTTCAACGTCGGCAACTTCGCCGGTATCACCGGCTTGGTCGCGACCCAGGACGCCAACGGCACCAAGCACCCGCTGAGCGACATCGGGATCGCGGTCGACGGCATCCAGACCGTCACCACCGGCCCCGACGGGCGCTACCAGGTCGGGCGGCTGAGCCCGGGCGCGCACACGATCGAGATCGTCGAGGCGACCGTCCCGTCGACCGTGCAGTTCGTCGCGGACAAGAAGAAGACGGTCACCGTCTCGGCCGGGACCTCGACCCCGCTGAACTTCGTCGCGATGCCGCTCGGCTCGATCGCCGGGAGCGTGGTTGCGCCCTCGGACGGCGGCTTCGGGACGCTGGTCGGGCTGAAGAACGTCTACGTCGTCGCCGAGCCCGGCGAGCACGCCGTCATCACCGACGAAGACGGCTCGTTCCTGATGGACAACGTCCCGCCGGGGACGTACACGCTCTCGCTCGACCCGGATACGGTGCCGGACGGGCTCAGCGTCCTCTCGGGTCCCGAAGGGCCGATCACGGTCGCCGGCGGGACGCCGCTCTCGGGCGTCATGTTCAAGCTCGGCCCGGGCGCGAAGAACGTCGTCTTCACCTACAACGACGGCAAGAAGCTGCCGATCCAGGTCGACGTGCTCCCCAAGGTCGCCCCGCCCGGGAGCCTGCTGCGCGTGAGCGCGCGGACGAGCGCCAAGGACCTCGCCGCGCTGACCGTCGAGAGCGACGTCTTCGGGACGTTCCCGCTCAAGCTCGACCGCAGCGGAACGTGGATCGGGACCGCGGTCGTTCCGCCGCTGGCGAAGGGCGACTACGCGCTGGCCGTCACCGCCCACCGCAAGGACGTCGCCGACGGCTCGGCGCTGGTTCCGGTCGACCCGCGCGTCCCGCTCTTCGCGATCCGGCTCAACCCGCGCGACCCCGGGCCGCGCCAGACGGCGCGGGTGACGATGAAGGCGCTGGCCCCGGCCGAGGAAGGCGACACCCTGCAGTTCGAGGACGGCTACAAGATCACGCTGCCGAAGCCGACCGGCCACCTCTTCGTTTTCGACGTCCGCATCTGGAGCCGTGGCCTTCCGTATGCCGCGACGCTGCTGACCAAGCGAGGCCCCACCTACCCGCTAAGTCTGCGTTAAGCCTGGGTCACACGGCGGCGGCCGGCTCAACCTCCACGGTCGGGCGGACGATGAAGCAAGGGAGGGGCGAGCACCGCCTCTCTCCATCCGCGTCCCATATCGAAAGGATTCGAACGTGAAAAGAGCACTTGCTGCTCTGGTCATGCTGGGGATCGCGACCGTCTCGGCGGCGCCCAGTTCGGCGGCTACGACGGTCTACGGTTCAGCTCAGCTCAAGTACACCGTCAACGCGACGGCGGCGATCTCGATCGCCGTCAACTACGATGCCAACGGCGCCATTCAGCCGGCCGTTGCCTCCTCGATCCTGCAGTCCGTCGCCGGGAACTGCACCGCGGGCGTGGCCGAAGCGTCGAACGCGACGCTCACCTTCGGCGGCATCACGCCGCCCGGTGGCGCCGGCACCTACACCTCCTGCCTCTACAAGAACGCGCTCTCGGTCGGCGTCAACTCGAACGACTCGGCCGGCGTGAAGGTCATGGAGTACGTCGACGTGCTTCCGGCCGGCACGGTCATCTGCGCGTACCCGCTCGACGCCGCGCCGAAGAACAAGCCGACGCAGTCGGCCGCGACCGCGATCGCCGGCAACGGCACCTGCGCGGCGCCGACGGGCGGCGCGGCCGGAACCGCGCTCACCGCGCTCGGCGCGACGACCGCGGGCTCGGGCTACGGCGCGCAAGGCAATCCCGGCGCTCCCGCCACGGTCGTGGTAGGCCCCGGCACGCCGACCTCGACCGCGTACACGGCCGGTGGTTTCGCGCTCTACAACAGCGGTGCGTCCGCGCCGCCGGCGGGCTGGAACTTCATGGGCCAGGACGTCAGCCTCAGCGTGAGCCCCGCGGCCGCTTCGGGCAGCAATCTCTCGAGCGTCATCACGCTCGCGCTGATCGCCAACTAAGCGCCGCGACGGCTCATCCCGCCGGACGGAATCGCCGAGAATTAAAGTGATGCGTCCAACGCGCTTTCTGACGATTCTCGGGGCCTGCGCCGCCTTCGCGCTCGCGCTGACCGTTCCGTCCTCAGCGGACATCTCCGTCGACGTCTCGCCGGCGAAGTACGAGCTGTCGACACAACCAGGTAAGCAAGAAACGTTTCCGATCACGGTTCGAAACACGAGCGGCGCCGCGGTGCACATCGTGGCGTCGCTCTCGGACTACACCGTCGGACCGACCGGAAACTATCTGTTCACCGCGCCCGGCAAGTCGCCGTTCTCGCTTTCGAAAACGATCAGCATCAACCCGCGCGAGTTCGACCTGGAAGCGAACTCGTTCTTGCAGGTGCGGTTCTCGGTCGACGTTCCGCCGACCGCGAACGGCGAGTACAGCAGCCTCGTGTTCTTCACGACCAGGCCGACCCGCCACGGCGGAGGGCTCTCGATCGTGGAGCGGATCGCGTCGAAGATCTACGTCATCATCCCGCAGTCGACGCGAATCAGCGGCGAGGTCGACGACGTCAAGGCGCAAACGCTCGGCGACGGCCAGCACTACCTCGTCGACTTTCGCAACACGGGGAACGCGCACGTCTATCTCAGCGGGCGCGTCGAGATCAAGCAGGGAGGGACGGTCGTCGACCGGGTCAGCTTTCCGCCGGGCATGCTCGTCGAGCGCAGCGGAAAACGGCTGATCGACGCTGTCGGGAAGAAGCTCGCGCCGGGCTCGTACTCCGTGGTCGCGATGGTCGACTACGGCGGTCCGAACCTCGTCGCCGGCCAAGCGAACATCACGGTGCGCTGAGCACCGCTCAACCCACGGAACGGATTCCGGAGATTACATGTACCACGTGTCGCGTGCGTTGGCGGTTATCGCCATCGTCGCCGCCAGTGTGCTCGGCATCGGCGTGCTCGTCGCCCTCGCGCAGTCGACCCAGTCGGCGCAGCGCACGGTCGGCGGCCCGCGCTCGACCACGACGACGGCCGTAACGCCGCCGCCGCTGCCGTTCGGCGACCAGTCGCGCAGCACGCAAGGCGGCCGGCGCTCGACGCTCGTGCCGCAAGGGAAGAACGATCTCCTCTCGCCGCTCGCGCGGCTGATGGCGATGTCGCACGGCCAGTCTCCGCTCCGCCCCTACACCGGCCCGCGGCCGCCGATTCCGAAACTCTCCGATTTCCTGCACCACCGCGTGCACACGCGCTCGGCGAACGGCTCCTCGATCGTGCTGACCGGTCCACTCGGGGTCGCGTACCTCGAGGACCAGACCGTCGCGTACGGCTCGCTGGTCGGCTGGGTCTGCACGAACCTGCAGGCGACGACACCGTACAAGTACATCGTCTTCTCGCCCGACGGCTACGCCGCTGAGGTGCTGCCGTTCAAGCAGTCGTCGAACTCCAACGTCTCGCCGTGGACGACCGACAACCAGGGCCGCTGCCTGGACAGCAGCAACTTCGCCTACTACGCGTTCATCCCGCTCTCGACGCCGATGAACACCAGCGGCACGGGCGGCGGCGGCAACAACCCCGACCCGATGAACCCCGTCGGGGCGGCGCGCGGCGGCGCGGCTGGCTCGGATGCGCCGTACTCCGGCGTGTGGGCGATCGCGGTCAAGAACAACACCACCGGCAACTTCGAAGCCGTCGCGTACACCGTCGTCCTCGGCACGCTCAACTTCAACACCTACAGCGACGCGGGCTTCACGACGAAGGCCGCCGACTTCAGCTCGGGCGCGAACGTCTACGTCTCGGCGTCGGGTCTGAATCCGGCGCACTTCTACGCGTTCGGCTTCGTGAACACGTCCGGCAACGGGCTGCCGTGCGTCTACACGATCCCTTCGGGGGCGCAGAACAACGCGAACGCGACCTGCTTCCTGCAAGGCTCGGCCGGGGTGCTGCCCACGAACGGAACGCTCACCGGCGTCTTCCCCTCGCCCTCGAGCGGCGCGAACAGCGTCGGAACGTACTCGGTTCAGCTCTACGACATCACCACCAACGACCTGATCTCGACCCAGCAGATCTCGCTGAACCCGGCCAGCGTCAGCTGGAGCCCGCTGGTGCCGTACAACGGCGCGACGACCGGAACGAACATCGCCGACACGTTCGCGGTAAACGGCATCCTCAACGGCAACACCGGCGCGCCGGCGGTCGTGGAGGAGTCGGTGACGGGGTTGACCTACGCGGCGAGCGGGCTCACCACCGGGCACAACTACCGGGTCACGGTGAGCAACCCGAACGGCGTCGTGATGAACAGCACGACGAGCGACCCGCAGCAGCAGCAGTTCACCCAGCTGCCGACCTACGCCGCGGTCGGCGGCGCGCTGCCCGCGACGAAGATCGACTTCCCGGTCAACACGACGACGATCACCTCGCTCGGCCAAGCGCAGATTCAGTTCGCGCCGAACGTCTACACCGCGCAGCTGTACGACACGACCTCGAACGCGGTCGTCGGCTCGAAGTCGTTCCGCATGGTCTCGTACGCTGCCGCGCTGCACTGGACGAGTCCGGCCGGGCTGTTCGTGAACGCGAACACGACCGCGACGAACGTGACGACGACGGTGCAGAACACCGCTGGC encodes:
- a CDS encoding carboxypeptidase regulatory-like domain-containing protein — translated: MRPSLRRSIAGAGAVALAVSALCFTSEGALRAAPLLAIRLHLPFAHPRVKLADPSASPLPSPAGLVPARRRGMLGNGPIVLKGTGTYQLQFARSSRNGLAAGTDNYATALSVVAERRTEQSSLSISNAFGYGGSGFSAGGLIVGYRTPRYGLTYGQVTGPADSQLQIGGIARGVALAIPVRNGDVSWIVGTAAQQSLNFNETFRVLGLRRDWNALGGFLGLGAYYGAGEQGIGRETIADLGFRRYGSKLSTDTELAVSSIHGIPGSPDGARLASAFQADLQGKNTFTTLALKFDPAGFQSLTSSVNPGFSADLAVRRHSERFGELNLELEHSDDRLDSSVQHDDRATFSGGKSWAHVGLQYVAGLEGTRIDGATTISRTGALTLTESIRSLSLFQTYQTTATSQHDGFAAQRQLALGASKPFFGGSLAYQFSRSDSASATASDGVATAQSLSFRRSIGKKLDAQLTQAFETSSNNGVPTRLTETGLSLVRRISNVVAVQVSADRFRQIGPGGGTGTTFTASLVGPFGFGEPLGGTGRANPNLPAVIRGIVTFSTSPTPFAYNQPALRGFNNALVILDGKVSQRTDSSGQFEFRFVPQGTHTIRVDSATITPGLIVDREYQTVKVLGGQTTSIQFNVGNFAGITGLVATQDANGTKHPLSDIGIAVDGIQTVTTGPDGRYQVGRLSPGAHTIEIVEATVPSTVQFVADKKKTVTVSAGTSTPLNFVAMPLGSIAGSVVAPSDGGFGTLVGLKNVYVVAEPGEHAVITDEDGSFLMDNVPPGTYTLSLDPDTVPDGLSVLSGPEGPITVAGGTPLSGVMFKLGPGAKNVVFTYNDGKKLPIQVDVLPKVAPPGSLLRVSARTSAKDLAALTVESDVFGTFPLKLDRSGTWIGTAVVPPLAKGDYALAVTAHRKDVADGSALVPVDPRVPLFAIRLNPRDPGPRQTARVTMKALAPAEEGDTLQFEDGYKITLPKPTGHLFVFDVRIWSRGLPYAATLLTKRGPTYPLSLR